One stretch of Thermococcus sp. DNA includes these proteins:
- a CDS encoding NAD(P)H-hydrate dehydratase yields the protein MRIEDVYIWDINAKWLGISPLQLMENAGSGVARVIEERFGKGLKVAVFSGTGNNGGDGFVTARHLSFDNEVTLFLVGEEAKIRSEEARHNWEILKGLDFLEIRVLKDSFYVRSLDLSGFDVIVDALLGAGTRGEPREPIRSAIEKINEYAGKAKIVSIDLPSGYPSQTRVKADFAVTFQWDKEEYEGFERIVVKIGYPGELHHLVGPGDAKFALRKKGQHKGQNGKLLVIGGSEDYFGAPYLASKSASYIVDLVYLAMPEYSAGRISDPDLILRPVEGRNFTREHVDYLIELAEKADAVIIGPGLGLRDETKAFVREFVKRCAKPMVIDADGLKAVAEDLSVLNGKTFVLTPHAGEFKALFGAKPEGSLAEKAKLVMEKAVEIGGVILLKGPYDVISDGKTWKYNKTGNRGMTTGGTGDVLAGLVGALLALGNEPLRSASVGAFLNGLAGDMVKEELGENFTALEVAKKVPKAVRWVEEF from the coding sequence ATGCGCATCGAGGACGTCTACATCTGGGACATCAACGCGAAGTGGCTCGGAATTTCACCGCTCCAGCTCATGGAGAACGCGGGCTCTGGGGTTGCGAGGGTCATTGAAGAGCGCTTCGGCAAAGGTTTGAAGGTGGCGGTTTTCTCGGGAACTGGCAACAACGGTGGCGACGGTTTCGTTACCGCTCGGCATCTCAGCTTCGACAACGAGGTTACCCTCTTTCTTGTCGGCGAAGAAGCGAAGATAAGGAGCGAGGAAGCTCGGCACAACTGGGAGATTCTGAAGGGCCTCGACTTCTTGGAAATCAGAGTCCTCAAGGACTCCTTCTACGTAAGGTCGCTCGACCTCTCTGGCTTTGACGTCATCGTGGATGCCCTCCTCGGGGCCGGGACGAGGGGAGAGCCGAGAGAACCGATACGCTCGGCCATCGAGAAGATAAACGAGTACGCTGGAAAGGCTAAGATAGTCAGCATCGACCTTCCGAGCGGCTACCCCTCCCAAACCCGCGTTAAAGCGGACTTCGCGGTAACTTTCCAGTGGGACAAGGAAGAGTACGAGGGTTTTGAGCGAATTGTGGTTAAAATAGGCTATCCGGGGGAGCTTCACCACCTCGTTGGGCCGGGGGATGCGAAGTTCGCGCTGAGAAAGAAAGGCCAGCACAAGGGCCAGAACGGAAAGCTACTAGTTATAGGCGGTAGCGAGGACTACTTCGGGGCACCTTACCTCGCCTCCAAGTCGGCTTCCTACATCGTTGACCTCGTTTATCTAGCCATGCCCGAGTATTCAGCTGGAAGGATAAGCGACCCTGACCTGATCCTCCGCCCGGTCGAGGGGAGGAACTTCACTCGGGAGCACGTCGATTACCTGATAGAACTCGCCGAAAAGGCAGATGCAGTCATCATCGGCCCGGGCCTTGGCCTCAGGGATGAAACCAAAGCCTTCGTAAGGGAGTTCGTGAAGCGCTGTGCTAAGCCAATGGTGATAGACGCCGACGGGCTGAAGGCGGTTGCCGAGGATTTAAGCGTTCTAAATGGAAAGACCTTCGTCCTAACTCCCCACGCGGGCGAGTTCAAGGCCCTCTTTGGAGCGAAGCCTGAGGGTTCGCTGGCGGAGAAAGCGAAACTCGTGATGGAGAAGGCAGTTGAAATAGGCGGTGTGATACTCCTCAAGGGACCCTACGACGTCATAAGCGACGGGAAGACGTGGAAGTACAACAAAACCGGGAACAGGGGCATGACTACCGGAGGAACCGGGGATGTCTTGGCTGGCCTCGTTGGTGCTTTACTGGCCCTCGGTAATGAACCCCTAAGGTCTGCAAGCGTTGGTGCCTTCCTGAACGGCCTCGCTGGAGATATGGTGAAGGAAGAACTCGGGGAGAACTTCACCGCGCTGGAGGTTGCTAAAAAGGTTCCAAAGGCCGTGAGGTGGGTGGAGGAGTTCTGA
- a CDS encoding alpha-amylase encodes MGAKKALVVLLLLFLAIGMTTTPVSGAKYSSLEDGGVIMQAFYWDVPGGGIWWDTIKEKIPEWYDAGISAIWIPPPEKGASGGYSMGYDPYDFFDLGEYYQKGTVETRFGSKQELIDMINTAHAYGIKVIADIVINHRSGGDREWNPFVGDYTWTDFSKVASGKYTANYLDFHPNDLHCCDEGTFGGYPDICHAKSWDQHWLWASSESYAAYLRSIGIDAWRFDYVKGYGAWVVKDWLNWWGGWAVGEYWDTNVDALLNWAYSSGAKVFDFPLYYKMDEAFDNNNIPALVSALQNGQTVVSRDPFKAVTFVANHDTDIIWNKYPAYAFILTYEGQPVIFYRDYEEWLNKDRLKNLIWIHDHLAGGSTSIVYYDNDELIFVRNGYGDKPGLITYINLGSSRVGKWVHVPKFAGSCIHEYTGNLGGWVDKWVNSDGWVYLEAPAYDPANGGYGYSVWSYCGVG; translated from the coding sequence ATGGGTGCCAAAAAAGCCCTCGTGGTTTTGTTGCTTCTCTTTCTGGCGATCGGCATGACAACGACACCGGTCAGCGGGGCCAAGTATTCCAGCCTCGAAGACGGCGGGGTCATAATGCAGGCCTTCTACTGGGACGTTCCAGGCGGTGGAATCTGGTGGGACACTATAAAGGAGAAGATTCCGGAGTGGTACGACGCCGGAATCTCGGCCATATGGATTCCGCCTCCGGAGAAGGGAGCCAGCGGAGGCTACTCAATGGGCTACGACCCCTACGACTTCTTTGACCTGGGAGAATACTACCAGAAGGGAACCGTCGAGACACGCTTTGGCTCAAAGCAGGAATTGATTGACATGATAAACACCGCCCACGCCTACGGGATAAAGGTCATAGCCGACATAGTGATAAACCACCGCTCCGGCGGAGACAGGGAGTGGAACCCCTTCGTTGGCGACTACACGTGGACGGACTTCTCTAAGGTTGCATCGGGCAAATACACCGCCAACTATCTCGACTTCCATCCAAACGACCTGCACTGCTGCGATGAGGGAACCTTCGGCGGTTATCCGGACATATGCCATGCCAAAAGCTGGGACCAGCACTGGCTATGGGCAAGCAGTGAAAGCTATGCTGCTTATCTGAGGAGCATTGGCATCGACGCGTGGCGCTTCGACTACGTCAAGGGCTACGGAGCCTGGGTCGTCAAGGACTGGCTGAACTGGTGGGGAGGATGGGCAGTTGGAGAATACTGGGACACGAACGTTGACGCCCTCCTCAACTGGGCCTACTCGAGTGGAGCCAAGGTCTTCGACTTCCCGCTCTACTACAAGATGGACGAGGCCTTCGACAACAATAATATTCCCGCCCTCGTCTCAGCCCTCCAGAACGGTCAAACGGTCGTTTCCCGCGACCCCTTCAAGGCGGTTACCTTCGTCGCCAACCACGACACGGACATAATCTGGAACAAGTATCCAGCTTACGCCTTCATCCTCACCTACGAGGGCCAGCCGGTCATATTCTACCGCGACTACGAGGAGTGGCTCAACAAGGACAGGCTCAAGAACCTCATCTGGATACACGACCACCTCGCCGGAGGGAGCACGAGTATAGTCTACTACGATAACGACGAGCTCATCTTCGTCAGGAACGGCTACGGCGACAAGCCAGGGCTTATAACCTACATCAACCTCGGCTCAAGCAGGGTTGGAAAGTGGGTCCACGTCCCGAAGTTCGCCGGCTCGTGCATCCACGAGTACACCGGCAACCTCGGCGGCTGGGTTGACAAGTGGGTCAACTCGGACGGCTGGGTCTACCTTGAGGCTCCAGCCTACGACCCGGCCAACGGGGGATACGGATACTCCGTCTGGAGCTACTGCGGGGTTGGGTGA
- a CDS encoding transcriptional regulator, producing MKEVIIITEPERVKVLSDDTRFRILQLLRKSPMSIGELSLALGKDRTTIYRHVKVLERAGLVEEISVEGNERIYGRTARLFLIKADPDESIEKFRQAYLQVEADRLVRIMEKAGFEIRDRAKLVELAKEVLDEIEKRSQPVLKKVSQAEIELSEVELFHLLNMLVFIQSCDLCEKSREVRRIMNI from the coding sequence TTGAAGGAGGTCATCATAATAACCGAGCCCGAGAGGGTTAAGGTACTCTCCGATGATACGCGCTTCAGAATCCTCCAGCTCCTCAGAAAGAGCCCGATGAGCATCGGGGAGCTCAGCCTTGCCCTTGGAAAGGACAGAACGACGATATACCGGCACGTGAAGGTTCTTGAGAGGGCGGGCCTCGTTGAGGAGATAAGCGTTGAAGGCAACGAGAGGATATACGGCAGGACGGCAAGGCTCTTCCTCATAAAGGCGGACCCTGATGAGAGCATAGAGAAATTCAGACAGGCCTACCTTCAGGTGGAGGCTGATAGGCTCGTTCGGATAATGGAGAAGGCCGGTTTCGAGATACGGGACAGGGCGAAGCTGGTCGAACTAGCCAAGGAGGTTCTGGATGAGATAGAGAAACGCTCTCAACCGGTTCTAAAGAAGGTCTCCCAGGCTGAGATAGAGTTAAGCGAGGTGGAGCTTTTCCACCTTCTCAACATGCTCGTTTTCATTCAGAGCTGCGATCTCTGTGAAAAATCAAGAGAAGTCAGAAGGATAATGAACATTTGA
- a CDS encoding DUF211 domain-containing protein: protein MAKGIRLLVLDVLKPHQPIVTELALGLSELEGVEGVNITLVEIDKETENVKITIVGDNLDYDEIVRTIEEFGGVVHSIDMVAAGRKIIEEEETPQDKLEE, encoded by the coding sequence ATGGCAAAGGGAATAAGGCTCTTGGTTCTTGACGTTTTAAAGCCCCACCAGCCGATAGTGACGGAGCTGGCCCTCGGCTTGAGCGAGCTTGAGGGGGTTGAGGGGGTAAACATAACCCTCGTCGAGATAGACAAGGAAACTGAGAACGTCAAGATAACCATAGTCGGGGACAACCTCGACTACGACGAGATAGTCAGAACTATAGAGGAGTTCGGTGGCGTAGTTCACAGCATAGACATGGTCGCCGCCGGAAGGAAAATCATCGAGGAAGAAGAAACCCCACAGGACAAGCTGGAGGAGTGA
- a CDS encoding winged helix-turn-helix domain-containing protein encodes MTKVKVITDPKVIKLMLEDTRRKILALLRNREMTISQLSEILGKTPQTIYHHIEKLKEAGLVEVKRTEMKGNLVEKYYGRTADAFYINLYLGDEELRYFARSKLKTKLEIFKALGYEFDEEELLDVMDRLLEKEHEYKTEISKEIEANEEKLKDFSDEDIIHAIEWLAMARMGRDEEFISLVRRLGEILGIER; translated from the coding sequence ATGACCAAAGTTAAGGTAATCACAGACCCGAAAGTGATAAAACTCATGCTTGAGGATACGAGAAGGAAGATACTGGCCCTCCTTAGGAACAGGGAAATGACGATTTCCCAGCTCAGCGAGATACTCGGGAAGACCCCCCAGACGATATACCACCACATCGAGAAGCTCAAGGAGGCGGGTTTGGTTGAGGTCAAGAGGACTGAGATGAAGGGCAACCTCGTGGAGAAGTACTACGGCAGAACAGCGGATGCGTTCTATATCAACCTCTACCTCGGCGACGAGGAGCTCCGCTACTTCGCCCGCTCAAAGCTGAAGACGAAGCTTGAGATATTCAAGGCCTTAGGCTATGAATTCGACGAGGAGGAACTGCTGGACGTTATGGACAGGCTCCTTGAGAAGGAGCACGAGTACAAGACTGAGATATCGAAGGAGATAGAGGCCAACGAGGAGAAACTGAAGGACTTCTCGGACGAGGACATAATTCATGCCATCGAATGGCTCGCCATGGCCAGGATGGGCCGTGATGAGGAGTTCATATCCCTCGTCCGCAGGCTGGGTGAGATACTCGGAATAGAGCGGTGA
- a CDS encoding CoA-binding protein, whose amino-acid sequence MERPNLDFLFYPRSVAVIGASHVPGKVGNAIMRSITLRFGGKVYAVNVKGGEIEVNGRKFKVYRSIKEVPDEVDVAVIAVPAKFVPDVIDECGEKGVKGAVVISAGFKEAGRADLEEELVRRAKKWGIRVVGPNCLGVTNLENGFDCNFNPPERQARPPFGKVAFMSQSGAFGAAILDWAAREKIGMSKFISLGNMADLDESDFMAYLGDDPKTGVITGYIEGVKDGRKFFNTAKEVTLKKPVVILKSGRTEAGAKAAASHTGSLAGAYRIYQAAFEQTGVLEAKSMRQLFNYAKALAMQRPAKGNRVAIVTNGGGAGVMMSDGLLERGMKLAELSEETIEKFKRDIEAGKLPEHMSYKNPIDVIGDAPSSRYEIAMRYALEDENVDVLVVIALFQSPALDEGIVEAMERMKAYGKPMVFIAPGGDYPHKMARNIEMKGIPVYETVEDGVDGVYALVKYGEWLRENGRL is encoded by the coding sequence ATGGAAAGACCGAACCTCGACTTCCTGTTCTATCCGAGAAGTGTCGCGGTCATAGGAGCATCCCACGTCCCCGGAAAGGTCGGCAACGCAATAATGCGCTCCATAACGCTCCGCTTTGGCGGAAAGGTCTACGCCGTCAACGTCAAGGGCGGCGAGATAGAGGTCAACGGGAGGAAGTTCAAGGTTTACAGAAGCATAAAGGAGGTTCCCGACGAGGTCGACGTCGCAGTTATAGCGGTTCCGGCGAAGTTCGTGCCGGATGTTATAGACGAGTGCGGTGAGAAGGGCGTTAAAGGCGCCGTTGTCATAAGCGCGGGCTTTAAGGAGGCCGGGAGGGCCGATTTAGAGGAAGAACTCGTCAGAAGGGCCAAGAAGTGGGGCATCCGCGTCGTCGGTCCGAACTGTTTGGGAGTTACCAATCTTGAGAACGGCTTCGACTGCAACTTCAACCCGCCGGAGAGGCAGGCGAGACCACCTTTCGGGAAGGTCGCCTTCATGAGCCAGAGCGGTGCCTTTGGCGCGGCAATCCTCGACTGGGCCGCCAGAGAAAAGATAGGCATGAGCAAGTTCATCAGCCTCGGCAACATGGCCGATTTGGACGAGAGCGACTTCATGGCCTACCTCGGCGACGACCCCAAGACGGGTGTCATAACCGGCTACATCGAGGGCGTTAAGGACGGGAGGAAGTTCTTCAACACCGCTAAGGAGGTCACCCTCAAGAAGCCGGTCGTTATACTCAAGAGCGGAAGAACCGAGGCCGGAGCTAAGGCGGCAGCTTCCCACACCGGTTCGCTCGCCGGTGCCTACAGGATTTATCAGGCGGCCTTCGAGCAGACCGGTGTCTTAGAGGCGAAAAGCATGAGACAGCTCTTCAACTACGCCAAGGCTTTGGCCATGCAGAGGCCAGCAAAGGGCAACCGAGTGGCTATAGTTACCAACGGCGGCGGCGCCGGCGTCATGATGAGCGATGGTCTGCTTGAGCGTGGAATGAAGCTCGCCGAGCTGAGCGAGGAAACTATAGAGAAGTTTAAGCGGGACATCGAGGCAGGAAAGCTCCCGGAGCACATGAGCTATAAGAATCCGATTGATGTCATCGGCGATGCCCCATCGAGCAGGTATGAGATAGCCATGCGCTACGCTTTGGAGGACGAAAACGTTGACGTTCTCGTCGTTATAGCGCTCTTCCAGAGTCCGGCTCTCGACGAGGGCATCGTTGAGGCCATGGAGAGAATGAAGGCCTACGGCAAGCCGATGGTCTTCATAGCGCCAGGTGGAGACTACCCGCACAAGATGGCCAGGAACATCGAGATGAAGGGGATTCCAGTTTACGAGACCGTTGAAGACGGCGTCGATGGGGTCTACGCCCTCGTTAAATACGGCGAATGGCTGAGGGAAAACGGGAGGCTTTGA